One stretch of Pseudomonas sp. NC02 DNA includes these proteins:
- a CDS encoding AAA family ATPase produces MKVVVLAGPESSGKSWLVAQLQAHFGGVMVGEYVRHFIDHHQRDTTLADIPEIARGQLAWEDTARAAQPALLILDTNLLTNKLWSQTLFGDYPAWLDSELLARHYDLHLLLSPEDVEWTADGQRCQPEFADRLAFFQASRDWLEQHHLPLRVIRGDWQARQDQAFSAVEQLLD; encoded by the coding sequence ATGAAGGTGGTGGTACTGGCCGGCCCGGAATCCAGCGGTAAAAGCTGGCTGGTCGCCCAGTTGCAGGCACATTTTGGCGGGGTAATGGTGGGCGAATACGTGCGTCATTTCATCGACCACCACCAGCGCGATACCACCCTGGCGGATATCCCGGAGATCGCCCGGGGCCAGTTGGCCTGGGAAGATACCGCCCGCGCCGCGCAGCCGGCGTTGCTGATCCTCGACACCAACCTGCTGACCAACAAGCTGTGGAGCCAGACCCTGTTTGGCGACTACCCGGCGTGGCTCGACAGCGAACTGCTCGCCCGCCACTACGACCTGCACCTGCTGCTGTCTCCGGAAGACGTGGAGTGGACCGCCGATGGCCAGCGCTGCCAGCCGGAGTTTGCCGATCGCCTGGCGTTTTTCCAGGCCAGTCGTGACTGGCTGGAGCAACATCATCTACCGCTACGGGTCATCCGTGGGGATTGGCAAGCACGCCAGGACCAGGCCTTTTCAGCTGTGGAACAACTGCTGGATTGA